One part of the Planctomycetaceae bacterium genome encodes these proteins:
- a CDS encoding Gfo/Idh/MocA family oxidoreductase produces MSPANDSKSGSPASAVSRRAFVGTSAVAAAAISSLHPASAAYVSNRQDNVVVGLMGLSRGMSLAETFAATPGVTIKYLCEVDSNRLQAAVQSLKSKVDNEIQTTGNFREILNDPDVDALVCAAPNHWHAPASILACNAGKHVYVEKPCSHNPWEGEMLVKAARKNNRCVQMGNQRRSAEKIMAAIKMLHEGRIGEVHYSRSWYANLRGSIGRGTPADVPPHIDYDLWQGPAPRLPYTSNRLHYNWHWGWHFGNGELGNNGVHSIDLSRWGLNVDFPVRAVSSGGRYFFDDDQQTPDTHLVSFEFEGGKQIMWEGLSCNRMGIDGESFGTSFHGDNGSLKLSSWGYAVYDQKGKELEKDDAGAADAAHVANFIEAIRADDPTLLHSEIAEGHKSTLLCHLGNIAQRTGDALTCDPANGHIIGNDEAAKLWKREYAEGWEPTV; encoded by the coding sequence ATGTCTCCCGCCAACGACTCAAAATCCGGTTCCCCGGCCTCAGCGGTTTCGCGTCGCGCGTTCGTTGGAACGTCGGCTGTCGCCGCGGCCGCGATCTCCTCGCTGCATCCTGCCTCCGCGGCATACGTCAGCAACCGGCAGGACAACGTCGTCGTCGGACTCATGGGACTCAGCCGCGGCATGTCGCTGGCGGAAACGTTCGCGGCGACTCCCGGAGTGACGATCAAGTACCTGTGCGAAGTCGACAGCAACCGGCTGCAGGCCGCGGTTCAGTCGCTGAAAAGCAAGGTCGACAACGAGATTCAGACGACAGGAAACTTTCGCGAGATCCTGAATGATCCGGACGTCGACGCTCTGGTCTGCGCGGCTCCGAATCACTGGCACGCGCCGGCATCCATACTGGCCTGCAACGCCGGCAAGCACGTGTATGTGGAAAAACCGTGCAGCCACAATCCGTGGGAAGGAGAAATGCTGGTCAAAGCCGCTCGAAAGAACAACCGCTGCGTGCAGATGGGCAACCAGCGTCGCAGCGCGGAAAAGATCATGGCCGCCATCAAAATGCTGCACGAAGGCCGCATTGGAGAAGTCCACTACAGCCGAAGCTGGTACGCCAACCTGCGAGGTTCCATCGGCAGGGGAACTCCCGCCGACGTGCCGCCGCATATCGACTATGACCTGTGGCAGGGCCCCGCTCCGCGGCTGCCGTACACGTCCAACCGGCTTCACTACAACTGGCACTGGGGCTGGCATTTCGGCAACGGAGAACTCGGTAACAACGGAGTTCATTCCATCGACCTTTCGCGCTGGGGCCTGAACGTCGACTTTCCCGTTCGAGCCGTATCCTCCGGAGGACGCTACTTCTTTGACGACGACCAGCAGACTCCCGACACGCATCTGGTGTCGTTCGAATTCGAAGGCGGCAAGCAGATCATGTGGGAAGGTCTGAGCTGCAATCGGATGGGAATTGACGGCGAATCGTTCGGGACATCCTTCCACGGCGACAACGGCAGCCTGAAACTGTCGAGCTGGGGTTATGCCGTCTACGATCAGAAGGGAAAGGAACTGGAAAAGGACGATGCCGGTGCCGCCGACGCTGCTCACGTCGCCAACTTCATCGAAGCCATCCGCGCCGACGACCCGACGCTGCTGCATTCCGAGATTGCCGAAGGCCACAAGTCGACGCTGCTCTGCCACCTGGGCAACATCGCTCAGCGGACCGGAGACGCTCTGACCTGCGATCCTGCAAACGGCCACATCATCGGAAACGACGAAGCCGCGAAGCTGTGGAAGCGAGAATACGCCGAAGGCTGGGAACCCACCGTCTGA
- a CDS encoding efflux RND transporter periplasmic adaptor subunit: MNHDFRIPVLPFAAWLLICTSTASSQPPKGDPPPAPVSVADVVEQQISETYTVVGTVMPARRSVVGSAVDGRVIEFPVVNGDAVKAGDTLARARTEMLELQLAAAEAELVVRQQELAELQNGTEPETIANLGAQMRAASALRDFTKAEYDRIASLFQQNKAATQSDVDAKLSASLAADQDYLAARALYEQAVKGPREERIAQAQARVAIQEAVVGELKEQIDRHTFVAPFDGFVVTEHTEVGQWVARGDPIAEVIQLSEVDVQVFTLEEQIRDMRVGSDVRVEVPAARESEWNGKVHRIIPQADVRSRTLPVEIRITNHIQDGIPALKSGAFARVHLPTGQQQLVMLVPKDALVLGGEEPLVYVLEPAEEGKPASVREAVVTLGISKGNSIQVTGPIRAGDRVVVRGNERLKNGQTVTVLE; encoded by the coding sequence ATGAATCACGACTTTCGCATTCCCGTCCTGCCGTTCGCCGCGTGGCTGCTGATCTGCACTTCGACGGCCAGCAGTCAGCCTCCCAAGGGCGATCCTCCGCCGGCTCCCGTCAGCGTGGCCGACGTGGTTGAACAGCAGATCAGCGAAACGTACACGGTCGTCGGCACGGTGATGCCGGCTCGGCGAAGCGTCGTCGGCAGCGCGGTTGACGGGCGCGTGATCGAATTTCCCGTCGTGAATGGCGACGCGGTGAAGGCCGGAGACACGCTGGCTCGTGCCCGGACGGAGATGCTGGAACTGCAGCTTGCCGCGGCCGAAGCGGAACTTGTTGTCCGGCAGCAGGAACTGGCCGAACTGCAGAACGGCACCGAACCGGAAACCATCGCCAATCTGGGTGCTCAGATGCGAGCAGCCTCGGCGCTGCGCGATTTCACAAAGGCCGAATACGACCGCATTGCCAGCCTGTTCCAGCAGAACAAGGCAGCAACGCAAAGCGACGTTGATGCCAAGCTGTCTGCGTCGCTGGCCGCCGATCAGGACTATCTTGCGGCCCGGGCTCTGTACGAACAGGCCGTGAAGGGGCCGCGGGAGGAACGAATTGCTCAGGCACAGGCGCGGGTGGCGATTCAGGAGGCCGTTGTCGGCGAATTAAAGGAGCAGATTGACCGGCACACGTTCGTGGCTCCGTTTGACGGTTTCGTCGTGACCGAACATACGGAAGTCGGCCAGTGGGTGGCTCGCGGCGATCCCATCGCTGAAGTCATTCAGCTAAGTGAAGTCGATGTGCAGGTGTTTACGCTGGAAGAACAGATTCGCGACATGCGCGTCGGTTCCGATGTCCGAGTTGAAGTTCCCGCCGCCCGAGAATCCGAATGGAACGGCAAAGTCCACCGCATCATTCCTCAGGCGGACGTCCGTTCGCGAACGCTGCCGGTGGAAATTCGCATCACAAATCACATTCAGGACGGAATCCCCGCTCTGAAGTCCGGCGCGTTCGCTCGCGTGCATCTGCCGACGGGACAGCAACAACTGGTGATGCTGGTTCCCAAGGACGCTCTGGTACTAGGCGGCGAAGAACCACTGGTCTACGTTCTGGAACCGGCCGAAGAAGGCAAGCCGGCCAGCGTGCGGGAGGCCGTGGTGACGCTGGGCATCAGCAAGGGCAACAGTATCCAGG